The following proteins come from a genomic window of Carassius auratus strain Wakin chromosome 18, ASM336829v1, whole genome shotgun sequence:
- the LOC113118087 gene encoding cell cycle progression protein 1 isoform X1 has protein sequence MSDSSSDTESSCGWTVISNEGSDVEMLGPDNAREDGSVISAPDVPDAERGEESLGESSLDVTLREEAEPAREAAGEEHVILSSSIQNSDIITLVDSQEAESDSWEEPLAKEILLITAVQRDGGNSSSEVEDEEGEGEGEGKVSPVLRRRRVRRSSAGSEPGDSQEQVFEEIGAHLDGRAAPISSTLNKCILLALLIAISMGLGHFYGTVQIQERQKIVEQSRMNELETQCKRELDVVSKEVVENLKEDLEEKQGMVMSLMNTMDKITKENQHLRVKQEELQVQRRDLYVQLTQTKSQIESGQNDLTTENQRLKVTLERGEASLSALKDELRSLRGQIRELEERGSRADSIVSKNQRQEEKQKVLSFMNQREALMAEAQELRKELEEERKVTDKLKEELEEMRKEEDVEDKTEELQARLQELENKLKFEQQRSDLWERLYVESKDERAKGDRDVKTKIPKDGMLGKVKETFHAVKNSTKEFVHHHKEQIKKAKEAVKENLRKFSDSFKTTFRHFKDSNIFHRDKPEHHSFQQEQGNMRTEDWQPQKPLHHRKSTFDSFHADHNTRKPSAQRPHGIMGQKTPLKSCSGVFDCAYQESMTLFNKAMDPIRADEFNELLRSYLQNKVVHFHHWRELESFIANFFLNGVFIHDQMLFSDFVSNVEDYLEEMDEYHRLSDDVFDDLDDYIYRHIFGDAYLKYFVPSRPFERSRSKVKAWRHCQQHPRPQRTKKWSQTGRDPNRQFPDVKIELGPMPFDPKY, from the exons ATGTCCGACAGCTCCAGTGACACGGAGTCGTCCTGCGGATGGACAGTCATCAGTAATGAG ggtTCAGATGTTGAGATGCTGGGGCCGGATAACGCCCGAGAGGATGGATCGGTTATCTCTGCTCCAGATGTACCTGATG CCGAGCGAGGTGAGGAGAGTTTGGGAGAGTCTTCATTAGACGTCACACTGAGAGAGGAGGCGGAGCCGGCCCGAGAG GCGGCTGGAGAAGAACATGTGATCCTCAGCTCCTCCATTCAGAACTCTGACATCATCACGCTGGTGGACTCTCAGGAGGCGGAGTCTGATTCGTGGGAGGAGCCTCTTGCAAAGGAGATCTTGCTTATCACAG CTGTGCAGCGAGACGGCGGTAACAGCAGCAGTGAGGTTGAGGATGAGGAGGGTGAGGGTGAGGGTGAGGGGAAGGTCAGTCCCGTGTTGAGGAGGCGCAGAGTGAGGAGGAGCTCCGCCGGATCAGAGCCTGGAGACTCACAGGAGCAG GTGTTTGAGGAGATAGGAGCTCATCTGGACGGCCGCGCTGCTCCCATCAGCAGCACCCTGAACAAATGCATCCTGCTAGCGCTGCTCATCGCCATCAGCATGGGCCTCGGACACTTCTACG GCACAGTCCAGATTCAGGAGAGGCAGAAGATCGTGGAACAGAGTCGCATGAATGAGCTGGAAACGCAGTGTAAGAGAGAGCTGGACGTTGTAAGTAAG GAAGTGGTTGAGAATCTCAAAGAAGACCTTGAGGAAAAGCAAGGCATGGTCATGTCCCTCATGAACACCATGGATAAGATAACTAAAGAAAACCAGCATCTCAGAGTCAAACAGGAAGAGTTACAG GTCCAAAGACGAGATTTATACGTGCAACTGACGCAAACCAAAAGCCAAATAGAGTCTGGGCAGAACGACCTGACTACAGAGAACCAGCGTCTTAAAGTCACTCTGGAGCGAGGAGAGGCGTCTCTGTCGGCCCTGAAGGACGAGCTGCGGTCCCTGCGGGGACAGATACGAGAATTAGAGGAACGAGGGTCCCGGGCCGACTCCATAGTGTCCAAGAACCAGCGACAGGAGGAGAAACAGAAAGTGCTCAGCTTCATGAACCAAAGAGAAGCGCTGATGGCCGAAGCCCAGGAGCTGCGGAAGGAGCTCGAAGAAGAGCGTAAGGTGACCGACAAGCTCAAGGAGGAACTGGAGGAAATGCGGAAAGAGGAGGACGTCGAAGACAAGACGGAAGAACTACAGGCGCGACTCCAGGAGCTCGAGAACAAGCTGAAGTTCGAGCAGCAGCGCTCCGATCTTTGGGAGAGACTGTACGTGGAGTCGAAGGACGAGAGAGCGAAGGGAGACCGGGATGTGAAGACCAAGATTCCCAAGGACGGGATGTTGGGAAAAGTGAAGGAAACCTTCCACGCTGTGAAGAACTCCACTAAGGAGTTTGTGCACCATCACAAGGAGCAGATCAAGAAAGCCAAAGAAGCGGTGAAGGAAAACCTCCGGAAGTTTTCCGACTCTTTTAAAACAACTTTCAGGCATTTCAAAGACTCGAATATCTTTCACCGCGACAAACCCGAGCATCACTCGTTCCAGCAGGAGCAAGGAAACATGCGCACCGAAGACTGGCAGCCACAGAAACCTTTACATCATCGCAAATCAACCTTCGACTCGTTTCACGCCGATCACAACACACGCAAACCCAGCGCTCAGAGACCGCACGGCATCATGGGACAGAAAACGCCACTCAAAAGCTGTTCGGGAGTGTTCGACTGCGCCTATCAAGAGTCCATGACTCTATTTAACAAAGCCATGGATCCCATCCGAGCAGATGAGTTTAACGAGCTCCTACGCAGCTATTTGCAGAATAAAGTGGTGCATTTCCACCACTGGAGGGAGCTGGAGAGCTTCATCGCTAATTTCTTCCTTAACGGCGTCTTCATTCACGACCAGATGCTGTTTTCGGACTTCGTCAGCAACGTTGAGGATTACCTCGAGGAAATGGATGAATATCACCGCCTCAGCGACGACGTGTTCGACGATTTGGATGATTACATATACCGCCACATTTTTGGAGATgcgtatttaaaatattttgtgccGAG TCGACCCTTCGAAAGGTCGAGGTCGAAGGTCAAGGCGTGGCGTCACTGTCAGCAGCATCCTCGTCCTCAAAGAACCAAAAAATGGAGTCAAACGGGACGTGACCCTAACAGACAGTTCCCAGATGTCAAAATAGAGCTGGGTCCCATGCCCTTCGATCCCAAATATTAG
- the pigbos1 gene encoding protein PIGBOS1 has protein sequence MFGRRIPFNQIAFATLVGVVGGVYIYRPMFEAHRKPLSAPDQDLKSDPAEQRAETTQQEQQDASAAQDGV, from the coding sequence ATGTTTGGAAGACGGATCCCCTTTAATCAGATTGCGTTTGCTACTCTGGTTGGAGTGGTGGGAGGTGTGTATATCTACAGGCCTATGTTTGAGGCACACAGAAAACCTCTATCTGCACCAGATCAAGACCTCAAGTCTGACCCAGCAGAGCAGAGAGCGGAAACTACCCAACAAGAACAACAAGATGCATCTGCAGCCCAAGACGGAGTCTGA
- the LOC113118087 gene encoding cell cycle progression protein 1 isoform X3, giving the protein MSDSSSDTESSCGWTVISNEGSDVEMLGPDNAREDGSVISAPDVPDAERGEESLGESSLDVTLREEAEPAREAAGEEHVILSSSIQNSDIITLVDSQEAESDSWEEPLAKEILLITAVQRDGGNSSSEVEDEEGEGEGEGKVSPVLRRRRVRRSSAGSEPGDSQEQVFEEIGAHLDGRAAPISSTLNKCILLALLIAISMGLGHFYGTVQIQERQKIVEQSRMNELETQCKRELDVVSKVQRRDLYVQLTQTKSQIESGQNDLTTENQRLKVTLERGEASLSALKDELRSLRGQIRELEERGSRADSIVSKNQRQEEKQKVLSFMNQREALMAEAQELRKELEEERKVTDKLKEELEEMRKEEDVEDKTEELQARLQELENKLKFEQQRSDLWERLYVESKDERAKGDRDVKTKIPKDGMLGKVKETFHAVKNSTKEFVHHHKEQIKKAKEAVKENLRKFSDSFKTTFRHFKDSNIFHRDKPEHHSFQQEQGNMRTEDWQPQKPLHHRKSTFDSFHADHNTRKPSAQRPHGIMGQKTPLKSCSGVFDCAYQESMTLFNKAMDPIRADEFNELLRSYLQNKVVHFHHWRELESFIANFFLNGVFIHDQMLFSDFVSNVEDYLEEMDEYHRLSDDVFDDLDDYIYRHIFGDAYLKYFVPSRPFERSRSKVKAWRHCQQHPRPQRTKKWSQTGRDPNRQFPDVKIELGPMPFDPKY; this is encoded by the exons ATGTCCGACAGCTCCAGTGACACGGAGTCGTCCTGCGGATGGACAGTCATCAGTAATGAG ggtTCAGATGTTGAGATGCTGGGGCCGGATAACGCCCGAGAGGATGGATCGGTTATCTCTGCTCCAGATGTACCTGATG CCGAGCGAGGTGAGGAGAGTTTGGGAGAGTCTTCATTAGACGTCACACTGAGAGAGGAGGCGGAGCCGGCCCGAGAG GCGGCTGGAGAAGAACATGTGATCCTCAGCTCCTCCATTCAGAACTCTGACATCATCACGCTGGTGGACTCTCAGGAGGCGGAGTCTGATTCGTGGGAGGAGCCTCTTGCAAAGGAGATCTTGCTTATCACAG CTGTGCAGCGAGACGGCGGTAACAGCAGCAGTGAGGTTGAGGATGAGGAGGGTGAGGGTGAGGGTGAGGGGAAGGTCAGTCCCGTGTTGAGGAGGCGCAGAGTGAGGAGGAGCTCCGCCGGATCAGAGCCTGGAGACTCACAGGAGCAG GTGTTTGAGGAGATAGGAGCTCATCTGGACGGCCGCGCTGCTCCCATCAGCAGCACCCTGAACAAATGCATCCTGCTAGCGCTGCTCATCGCCATCAGCATGGGCCTCGGACACTTCTACG GCACAGTCCAGATTCAGGAGAGGCAGAAGATCGTGGAACAGAGTCGCATGAATGAGCTGGAAACGCAGTGTAAGAGAGAGCTGGACGTTGTAAGTAAG GTCCAAAGACGAGATTTATACGTGCAACTGACGCAAACCAAAAGCCAAATAGAGTCTGGGCAGAACGACCTGACTACAGAGAACCAGCGTCTTAAAGTCACTCTGGAGCGAGGAGAGGCGTCTCTGTCGGCCCTGAAGGACGAGCTGCGGTCCCTGCGGGGACAGATACGAGAATTAGAGGAACGAGGGTCCCGGGCCGACTCCATAGTGTCCAAGAACCAGCGACAGGAGGAGAAACAGAAAGTGCTCAGCTTCATGAACCAAAGAGAAGCGCTGATGGCCGAAGCCCAGGAGCTGCGGAAGGAGCTCGAAGAAGAGCGTAAGGTGACCGACAAGCTCAAGGAGGAACTGGAGGAAATGCGGAAAGAGGAGGACGTCGAAGACAAGACGGAAGAACTACAGGCGCGACTCCAGGAGCTCGAGAACAAGCTGAAGTTCGAGCAGCAGCGCTCCGATCTTTGGGAGAGACTGTACGTGGAGTCGAAGGACGAGAGAGCGAAGGGAGACCGGGATGTGAAGACCAAGATTCCCAAGGACGGGATGTTGGGAAAAGTGAAGGAAACCTTCCACGCTGTGAAGAACTCCACTAAGGAGTTTGTGCACCATCACAAGGAGCAGATCAAGAAAGCCAAAGAAGCGGTGAAGGAAAACCTCCGGAAGTTTTCCGACTCTTTTAAAACAACTTTCAGGCATTTCAAAGACTCGAATATCTTTCACCGCGACAAACCCGAGCATCACTCGTTCCAGCAGGAGCAAGGAAACATGCGCACCGAAGACTGGCAGCCACAGAAACCTTTACATCATCGCAAATCAACCTTCGACTCGTTTCACGCCGATCACAACACACGCAAACCCAGCGCTCAGAGACCGCACGGCATCATGGGACAGAAAACGCCACTCAAAAGCTGTTCGGGAGTGTTCGACTGCGCCTATCAAGAGTCCATGACTCTATTTAACAAAGCCATGGATCCCATCCGAGCAGATGAGTTTAACGAGCTCCTACGCAGCTATTTGCAGAATAAAGTGGTGCATTTCCACCACTGGAGGGAGCTGGAGAGCTTCATCGCTAATTTCTTCCTTAACGGCGTCTTCATTCACGACCAGATGCTGTTTTCGGACTTCGTCAGCAACGTTGAGGATTACCTCGAGGAAATGGATGAATATCACCGCCTCAGCGACGACGTGTTCGACGATTTGGATGATTACATATACCGCCACATTTTTGGAGATgcgtatttaaaatattttgtgccGAG TCGACCCTTCGAAAGGTCGAGGTCGAAGGTCAAGGCGTGGCGTCACTGTCAGCAGCATCCTCGTCCTCAAAGAACCAAAAAATGGAGTCAAACGGGACGTGACCCTAACAGACAGTTCCCAGATGTCAAAATAGAGCTGGGTCCCATGCCCTTCGATCCCAAATATTAG
- the LOC113118087 gene encoding cell cycle progression protein 1 isoform X2, whose protein sequence is MSDSSSDTESSCGWTVISNEGSDVEMLGPDNAREDGSVISAPDVPDAERGEESLGESSLDVTLREEAEPAREAAGEEHVILSSSIQNSDIITLVDSQEAESDSWEEPLAKEILLITAVQRDGGNSSSEVEDEEGEGEGEGKVSPVLRRRRVRRSSAGSEPGDSQEQVFEEIGAHLDGRAAPISSTLNKCILLALLIAISMGLGHFYGTVQIQERQKIVEQSRMNELETQCKRELDVEVVENLKEDLEEKQGMVMSLMNTMDKITKENQHLRVKQEELQVQRRDLYVQLTQTKSQIESGQNDLTTENQRLKVTLERGEASLSALKDELRSLRGQIRELEERGSRADSIVSKNQRQEEKQKVLSFMNQREALMAEAQELRKELEEERKVTDKLKEELEEMRKEEDVEDKTEELQARLQELENKLKFEQQRSDLWERLYVESKDERAKGDRDVKTKIPKDGMLGKVKETFHAVKNSTKEFVHHHKEQIKKAKEAVKENLRKFSDSFKTTFRHFKDSNIFHRDKPEHHSFQQEQGNMRTEDWQPQKPLHHRKSTFDSFHADHNTRKPSAQRPHGIMGQKTPLKSCSGVFDCAYQESMTLFNKAMDPIRADEFNELLRSYLQNKVVHFHHWRELESFIANFFLNGVFIHDQMLFSDFVSNVEDYLEEMDEYHRLSDDVFDDLDDYIYRHIFGDAYLKYFVPSRPFERSRSKVKAWRHCQQHPRPQRTKKWSQTGRDPNRQFPDVKIELGPMPFDPKY, encoded by the exons ATGTCCGACAGCTCCAGTGACACGGAGTCGTCCTGCGGATGGACAGTCATCAGTAATGAG ggtTCAGATGTTGAGATGCTGGGGCCGGATAACGCCCGAGAGGATGGATCGGTTATCTCTGCTCCAGATGTACCTGATG CCGAGCGAGGTGAGGAGAGTTTGGGAGAGTCTTCATTAGACGTCACACTGAGAGAGGAGGCGGAGCCGGCCCGAGAG GCGGCTGGAGAAGAACATGTGATCCTCAGCTCCTCCATTCAGAACTCTGACATCATCACGCTGGTGGACTCTCAGGAGGCGGAGTCTGATTCGTGGGAGGAGCCTCTTGCAAAGGAGATCTTGCTTATCACAG CTGTGCAGCGAGACGGCGGTAACAGCAGCAGTGAGGTTGAGGATGAGGAGGGTGAGGGTGAGGGTGAGGGGAAGGTCAGTCCCGTGTTGAGGAGGCGCAGAGTGAGGAGGAGCTCCGCCGGATCAGAGCCTGGAGACTCACAGGAGCAG GTGTTTGAGGAGATAGGAGCTCATCTGGACGGCCGCGCTGCTCCCATCAGCAGCACCCTGAACAAATGCATCCTGCTAGCGCTGCTCATCGCCATCAGCATGGGCCTCGGACACTTCTACG GCACAGTCCAGATTCAGGAGAGGCAGAAGATCGTGGAACAGAGTCGCATGAATGAGCTGGAAACGCAGTGTAAGAGAGAGCTGGACGTT GAAGTGGTTGAGAATCTCAAAGAAGACCTTGAGGAAAAGCAAGGCATGGTCATGTCCCTCATGAACACCATGGATAAGATAACTAAAGAAAACCAGCATCTCAGAGTCAAACAGGAAGAGTTACAG GTCCAAAGACGAGATTTATACGTGCAACTGACGCAAACCAAAAGCCAAATAGAGTCTGGGCAGAACGACCTGACTACAGAGAACCAGCGTCTTAAAGTCACTCTGGAGCGAGGAGAGGCGTCTCTGTCGGCCCTGAAGGACGAGCTGCGGTCCCTGCGGGGACAGATACGAGAATTAGAGGAACGAGGGTCCCGGGCCGACTCCATAGTGTCCAAGAACCAGCGACAGGAGGAGAAACAGAAAGTGCTCAGCTTCATGAACCAAAGAGAAGCGCTGATGGCCGAAGCCCAGGAGCTGCGGAAGGAGCTCGAAGAAGAGCGTAAGGTGACCGACAAGCTCAAGGAGGAACTGGAGGAAATGCGGAAAGAGGAGGACGTCGAAGACAAGACGGAAGAACTACAGGCGCGACTCCAGGAGCTCGAGAACAAGCTGAAGTTCGAGCAGCAGCGCTCCGATCTTTGGGAGAGACTGTACGTGGAGTCGAAGGACGAGAGAGCGAAGGGAGACCGGGATGTGAAGACCAAGATTCCCAAGGACGGGATGTTGGGAAAAGTGAAGGAAACCTTCCACGCTGTGAAGAACTCCACTAAGGAGTTTGTGCACCATCACAAGGAGCAGATCAAGAAAGCCAAAGAAGCGGTGAAGGAAAACCTCCGGAAGTTTTCCGACTCTTTTAAAACAACTTTCAGGCATTTCAAAGACTCGAATATCTTTCACCGCGACAAACCCGAGCATCACTCGTTCCAGCAGGAGCAAGGAAACATGCGCACCGAAGACTGGCAGCCACAGAAACCTTTACATCATCGCAAATCAACCTTCGACTCGTTTCACGCCGATCACAACACACGCAAACCCAGCGCTCAGAGACCGCACGGCATCATGGGACAGAAAACGCCACTCAAAAGCTGTTCGGGAGTGTTCGACTGCGCCTATCAAGAGTCCATGACTCTATTTAACAAAGCCATGGATCCCATCCGAGCAGATGAGTTTAACGAGCTCCTACGCAGCTATTTGCAGAATAAAGTGGTGCATTTCCACCACTGGAGGGAGCTGGAGAGCTTCATCGCTAATTTCTTCCTTAACGGCGTCTTCATTCACGACCAGATGCTGTTTTCGGACTTCGTCAGCAACGTTGAGGATTACCTCGAGGAAATGGATGAATATCACCGCCTCAGCGACGACGTGTTCGACGATTTGGATGATTACATATACCGCCACATTTTTGGAGATgcgtatttaaaatattttgtgccGAG TCGACCCTTCGAAAGGTCGAGGTCGAAGGTCAAGGCGTGGCGTCACTGTCAGCAGCATCCTCGTCCTCAAAGAACCAAAAAATGGAGTCAAACGGGACGTGACCCTAACAGACAGTTCCCAGATGTCAAAATAGAGCTGGGTCCCATGCCCTTCGATCCCAAATATTAG
- the pigb gene encoding GPI mannosyltransferase 3 yields MEKIRERFKQNKASCESVRLRKRSSILYSTDIKTPQTLKIFGISIAVFSVVFRLLNCVLIQTSFVPDEYWQSLEIPHRMVFSYGYETWEWKEGIRGYSYPLLFALMYKLLHLMNYDTVYLLVFVPRVFQALLAAYADVKLYNLVLQWENPDVAKWTYFCQLCSWFTWFCCSRTLTNTMETVLTTLALCFFPLPGSKTHNSWKYLSLVSLAVVVRPTALIVWLPLLFYHFCVEQNKLKLITQRCFPIAALALAVSTLIDSVFYGKWILVQWNFLKFNVLHNVAEFYGSHPWHWYFTQGLPVVIGPHLPLFLHGCSLATKKHRILLITIFWTTAVYSLLPHKEFRFVYPVLPFCMIFSGMSLAKLQAWRKPVATSLLLLNLIPALYTGLIHQRGSLDVMHDLQHLCDPSGSQSSPELLFLMPCHSTPLYSHLHCPLKLRFLECPPDLTGNKEYVDEADVFFRNPLHWLQTSFPSQSTLPSHIVLFDCLEKEISSFLEENRFAKQAEIFHTHFPEGRVGGNILIYTRGSALKTNSSLFLDVKRT; encoded by the exons ATGGAGAAGATTCGAGAGCGCTTTAAACAGAACAAGGCTTCGTGTGAATCAGTGAGACTCAGGAAGAGGAGCTCCATTCTGTACAGCACAGACATCAAAACACCTCAAACACTCA AAATCTTTGGCATCAGCATCGCAGTTTTCTCGGTCGTATTCCGCCTGCTCAACTGCGTCCTGATCCAGACCAGCTTCGTCCCGGATGAATACTGGCAGTCGCTGGAGATCCCCCACCGGATGGTCTTCAG TTATGGCTATGAGACGTGGGAATGGAAAGAAGGCATCCGGGGATATTCTTATCCTCTCCTGTTCGCTCTGATGTACAAACTCCTGCATCTGATGAACTATGACACGGTTTATTTATTG GTGTTTGTGCCGCGTGTTTTCCAAGCGCTGTTGGCTGCGTATGCCGACGTGAAGCTGTACAACCTCGTCTTGCAATGGGAGAATCCTGATGTTGCCAAATGGACA TATTTCTGTCAGCTGTGTTCATGGTTCACCTGGTTTTGCTGCAGCCGGACTCTGACCAACACAATGGAAACGGTTCTGACCACCCTGGCACTTTGCTTTTTCCCTTTACCCGGCTCCAAAACACACAACAG CTGGAAGTATTTGTCTCTGGTGTCGCTGGCCGTCGTTGTCCGTCCCACAGCTCTGATCGTCTGGCTTCCTCTGCTCTTCTATCATTTCTGTGTGGAACAAAACAAGCTGAAGCTCATCACACAGCGATGCTTTCCCATTGc GGCTCTGGCTTTGGCCGTCTCGACACTGATAGACTCTGTCTTCTATGGAAAg TGGATCCTGGTCCAGTGGAACTTCCTGAAGTTTAACGTGCTTCACAATGTGGCCGAGTTTTATGGATCTCATCCGTGGCACTGGTACTTCACTCAGGGTCTGCCGGTCGTGATCGGCCCACACCTTCCTCTCTTCCTGCACGGATGCTCACTGGCCACCAAGAAGCACAGAATCCTGCTGATTACCATCTTCTGGACTACAGCTGTTTACAG TTTGCTGCCGCACAAGGAGTTCCGGTTTGTTTATCCGGTGCTGCCGTTCTGTATGATATTCAGCG GTATGTCTCTAGCGAAGCTGCAAGCGTGGAGGAAACCTGTTGCTACCTCCCTGCTGCTCCTCAATCTGATTCCTGCGTTATACACGGGTTTGATTCACCAGCGTGGATCTCTGGACGTCATGCATGACCTGCAGCACCTGTGTGACCCCAGCGGCTCTCAGAGCTCACCTGAGCTGCTGTTCCTCATGCCGTGTCACTCCACACCGCTCTACAG TCACCTGCACTGTCCCCTAAAACTGCGGTTCCTGGAGTGTCCACCAGATCTCACGGGAAATAAGGAGTATGTGGATGAAGCAGACGTGTTCTTCCGAAACCCTCTTCACTGGCTCCAAACATCCTTCCCATCTCAATCCACGTTACCTTCACATATAGTGCTGTTCGACTGCCTGGAGAAG gAGATTTCGTCGTTCCTGGAGGAAAACCGATTCGCCAAACAAGCTGAAATATTCCACACACACTTTCCCGAAGGTCGAGTGGGAGGAAACATATTAATATACACCAGAGGATCCGCACTGAAGactaattcaagtttatttttggaTGTCAAGCGTACATAA
- the dnaaf4 gene encoding dynein axonemal assembly factor 4, translating to MPLIVRDHTWTQNQSTVYISVPLKGVKSASVHVTCTDEYLKVSFPPFLFELFLFAPINEEKSEARIGNGVAVFTLQKRRDELWQQLFTDIDKAKQMQIREQALLKVQEKEAEKSKAKAARIQQEKRYALETMMKLENEERDRIQKIKDEECTRATTELEFWRETQRKTAEEIENQQKTRGTGTQDKQPVYQKTERANAPPAITLMRNTGDTTSGQRSRKQKAKELPAPRSAGCIQISFTPRVFPTALRESRVPEEEEWLKKQAEARRALDTDLAELDDLREEERNPDWLKEKGDKFFMSGNYQAAVNAYNLAIKLNRKIPALFSNRAACHLKLRNLHKAIEDSSQALELLKPAVAANASARLKAHVRRGTAFCELELYVEGLQDYQAALEIDPHNAALRADSDKIREIIQGTA from the exons ATGCCGCTGATTGTAAGAGATCACACATGGACACAAAACCAGAGCACAGTTTACATCAGCGTGCCTTTAAAAGGAGTGAAAAGCGCCAGCGTCCACGTCACCTGCACAGACGAGTATCTAAAG GTGAGTTTCCCGCCGTTTCTGTTCGAGCTTTTCTTATTTGCGCCAATAAACGAAGAGAAAAGTGAAGCCAGGATCGGAAACGGGGTCGCAGTCTTCACTCTGCAGAAGAGGAGAGATGAATTATGGCAGCAGCTCTTCACAGACATCG ATAAAGCCAAACAGATGCAGATTCGAGAACAAGCCCTTCTCAAAGTCCAGGAGAAAGAAGCAGAAAAATCGAAAGCCAAAGCTGCCAGGATTCAACAGGAGAAGAGATATGCTCTGGAAACCATGATGAAG CTTGAGAACGAGGAGCGGGACAGGATTCAGAAGATTAAGGATGAAGAATGCACGAGAGCTACGACTGAACTGGAGTTCTGGAGAGAAACGCAGAGAAAAACAGCAGAAGAAATTGAAAACCAGCAAAAAACACGGGGAACTGGCACACAGGACAAGCAACCGGTTTATCAGAAAACCGAGCGTGCAAACGCTCCACCTGCGATCACGCTGATGCGTAATACTGGAGACACTACATCAG GTCAGAGAAGCAGAAAACAGAAAGCAAAAGAGCTGCCTGCTCCCAGATCCGCTGGCTGCATTCAGATCAGCTTCACTCCACGAGTGTTTCCCACCGCGCTGAGAGAGTCTCGCGTcccggaggaggaggag tgGTTGAAGAAGCAGGCGGAGGCCAGGAGAGCACTGGACACAGATCTGGCCGAACTGGACGacctgagagaggaagagagaaaccCAGACTGGCTGAAAGAGAAGGGCGA TAAATTTTTCATGTCAGGAAACTACCAGGCTGCCGTCAACGCTTATAATCTCGCCATAAAACTGAACCGGAAGATCCCGGCTTTATTTTCTAACCGAGCGGCCTGTCATCTTAAACTGAGAAACCTTCACAAAGCCATTGAAGACAGCTCTCAG GCCCTTGAGTTACTGAAGCCTGCGGTCGCTGCAAACGCTTCGGCTCGACTGAAGGCTCACGTGAGACGAGGAACAGCTTTCTGTGAGCTTGAGCTTTATGTGGAAG GTCTTCAGGACTATCAGGCGGCTCTAGAAATCGACCCACACAACGCAGCCCTGCGAGCCGATTCAGACAAGATTCGTGAGATCATACAAGGCACCGCATGA